Proteins from a genomic interval of Musa acuminata AAA Group cultivar baxijiao chromosome BXJ1-9, Cavendish_Baxijiao_AAA, whole genome shotgun sequence:
- the LOC135593323 gene encoding sex determination protein tasselseed-2-like: MPAAEVMTEKSHQGMHVLPWEAGTLLHKRLEGKVAIVTGGARGIGEATVRVFARHGAKVVIADMEDVAGESLAALLGPSVSFMHCDVREEADVEQLVSSTVARHGRLDVLCNNAGVLGRQTRRSKSIAALDADEFDGVMRVNVRGTALGMKHAARAMLPRHAGCIISVASVAGVMGGLGPHAYTASKHAIVGLTKNAACELGAHGIRVNCISPFGVATQMLVNAWRDEDDGEDGIEFVPPPTEEEVEKTEELVRGLANLKGATLTARDIAEAALYLASDESRYVSGHNLVVDGGVTTSRNLIGL, from the exons ATGCCTGCTGCTGAAGTGATGACTGAGAAATCCCATCAAGGGATGCATGTTCTTCCTTGGGAAGCTGGTACTCTTTTGCACAAAAg GCTCGAAGGGAAGGTGGCGATCGTGACAGGCGGCGCCAGGGGCATCGGAGAAGCCACCGTGAGGGTCTTCGCGCGACACGGGGCGAAGGTCGTGATCGCCGACATGGAGGACGTGGCGGGCGAGTCGCTGGCCGCGTTGCTCGGCCCCTCGGTGAGCTTCATGCACTGCGACGTGAGGGAGGAGGCCGACGTCGAGCAGCTGGTGAGCAGCACGGTCGCCCGGCACGGCCGCCTCGACGTGCTGTGCAACAACGCGGGGGTGCTGGGCCGGCAGACGCGGCGGAGCAAGAGCATCGCGGCGCTGGACGCGGACGAGTTCGACGGCGTGATGCGCGTCAACGTCCGGGGGACGGCGCTGGGAATGAAGCACGCGGCGCGCGCCATGTTGCCCCGCCACGCCGGCTGCATCATCTCCGTGGCCAGCGTGGCCGGAGTCATGGGAGGCCTCGGCCCCCACGCCTACACCGCCTCCAAGCACGCCATCGTCGGGCTCACCAAGAACGCCGCCTGCGAGCTGGGCGCGCACGGCATCCGGGTCAACTGCATCTCGCCCTTCGGCGTCGCCACGCAGATGTTGGTGAACGCCTGGAGGGACGAGGACGACGGCGAGGACGGCATCGAGTTCGTGCCACCGCcgacggaggaggaggtggagaagacGGAGGAGCTGGTGAGGGGGCTGGCCAATCTCAAGGGTGCAACCTTGACGGCCAGGGACATAGCCGAGGCAGCCTTGTACCTCGCCAGTGATGAGTCTAGATATGTGAGCGGCCACAACCTCGTGGTGGATGGAGGAGTCACCACCTCAAGAAATCTCATTGGGTTGTAG
- the LOC135593322 gene encoding putative pentatricopeptide repeat-containing protein At5g43820 has translation MAILRILGFLRPLQRSRCQLSALSFASLLRFLSVDLCEGSSDPIESNTSLSERFVLEQLSELLSIDPEPPKARLFTEKPAQESALISLRDRILTPDEKLRGVFLQKLRGRSAVESALSTVGVDLTEKIFADVLNRGSWSGEAMVSFFDWAMQQPKVTPCVETYNVMLKALGRRKFFDFVEEILLRMKNAGVQPNAETVEILMDSYLRARQVSKAVQLFRELEEIGAKCNLESLNILLRCLCRRSHVKVANSVFNTTKGEIPFDNATYNEIIGGWAKFGRLDKVEHYWMMMMMTDGLSPDSVTFSYIIEALGRAGQIDDAVDIFEKLEERGCARDTMTYNAMISNFISIGDFDRCIEYYKGMTQSECLPNIDTYTKLIGAFLKVRRVADALELFDEMLGQGILPRTGMITCFIEPLCSFGPPHAAMLLYKKSRKAGCMLSLKAYKLLLMRLSRFGKSGMVLKIWEEMQDNGFASDKEVYEYIVNVLCNIGQVDNAVLVVEESLHKGFCLGRIVYSKLNNKLLEMNKIETAYRLFLKVKNARLNANSQSYWRANGWHF, from the coding sequence ATGGCGATTCTTCGAATTCTAGGGTTCCTTCGCCCTCTCCAAAGAAGCCGATGCCAACTCTCCGCCTTGTCCTTCGCTAGTCTTCTTCGATTCCTCTCCGTTGATCTTTGCGAAGGCTCTTCCGATCCTATTGAATCGAACACTAGCCTTTCCGAGCGATTCGTCCTCGAACAGCTATCGGAGCTCCTCTCTATCGATCCTGAACCTCCGAAAGCCCGCCTTTTTACTGAGAAACCAGCTCAAGAATCGGCTTTGATTAGCCTTCGAGATCGAATCCTCACGCCTGATGAGAAGCTCCGCGGGGTCTTTCTTCAGAAGCTGCGGGGAAGATCCGCCGTGGAGTCCGCGCTCTCCACCGTCGGCGTCGACCTGACGGAGAAGATCTTCGCCGATGTACTGAACAGGGGAAGTTGGAGCGGAGAGGCGATGGTCTCCTTCTTCGATTGGGCAATGCAACAGCCAAAGGTGACACCTTGCGTTGAAACGTATAACGTGATGTTGAAGGCGCTTGGCCGGAGGAAGTTCTTCGATTTTGTGGAAGAAATCTTGCTTAGAATGAAGAATGCTGGTGTCCAACCCAACGCAGAGACCGTGGAGATTCTGATGGACAGTTATCTTAGGGCTCGCCAAGTTTCTAAAGCAGTTCAGTTGTTCAGGGAGTTGGAGGAGATTGGAGCCAAGTGTAATTTGGAGTCTCTCAATATACTTTTGCGGTGCCTGTGTCGAAGGTCTCATGTCAAGGTTGCAAATTCTGTATTCAACACTACTAAAGGAGAAATTCCTTTTGATAATGCAACATATAATGAGATTATTGGTGGGTGGGCGAAGTTCGGTAGGCTTGACAAGGTAGAGCAttattggatgatgatgatgatgaccgatGGTTTGAGCCCTGATAGTGTTACGTTTAGCTACATCATAGAAGCATTAGGACGAGCTGGCCAGATCGATGATGCTGTGGATATTTTCGAGAAGTTGGAGGAGAGGGGCTGTGCTCGAGATACTATGACATACAATGCGATGATCTCTAACTTCATATCAATTGGAGACTTTGACAGATGCATTGAGTACTATAAAGGTATGACACAAAGCGAGTGTTTGCCAAACATCGATACTTATACCAAATTGATTGGTGCATTCCTCAAAGTTAGAAGAGTGGCTGATGCACTTGAACTGTTCGATGAGATGTTAGGTCAAGGAATTTTGCCCAGGACTGGGATGATTACATGTTTTATTGAGCCTCTTTGTAGCTTTGGACCTCCCCATGCTGCTATGCTTCTTTATAAAAAGAGTAGGAAAGCAGGATGTATGCTGTCTTTGAAAGCATACAAGCTTTTGCTTATGAGGCTTTCAAGGTTTGGTAAATCTGGAATGGTGCTGAAAATCTGGGAGGAGATGCAAGACAATGGTTTTGCTTCTGATAAGGAAGTTTATGAGTATATAGTCAATGTACTCTGCAATATAGGGCAGGTTGACAATGCTGTTCTGGTTGTGGAGGAATCACTGCACAAAGGTTTTTGCCTTGGTAGAATAGTTTATAGTAAACTAAACAACAAACTATTGGAGATGAATAAAATAGAGACTGCATACAGACTCTTTTTGAAAGTAAAAAATGCACGTCTCAATGCTAATTCACAGAGCTATTGGCGTGCAAATGGTTGGCacttttga